The following coding sequences are from one Thermodesulforhabdaceae bacterium window:
- a CDS encoding sirohydrochlorin cobaltochelatase, translating into MFKKIAILCVILLFTAIFSTEAHSMKASKEENKKAILLVTFGTSIPEAQKAFDNIDAMAKKAFPDIPIRWAYTSKTIRAKLAKQGKQLDSPELALAKLMEEGYTHVAVLSLHVIPGEEFHTLNHNASLFALMDGGFKNIVVGQPLLSSYDDLERTADIMLKTLPQTRKPQDAVLFMGHGSGKHPADSIYVAMNAILNKKDSYAYLATVDGHPTLDDIIPELTAKKVKKVFLVPFMTVAGDHARNDMAGDSPESWKSILNSKGFSCEPILKGMAEYPEIVNIWLDHLKEALERLEK; encoded by the coding sequence ATGTTCAAAAAAATTGCAATACTTTGTGTGATTTTGCTTTTCACAGCCATTTTTTCAACGGAGGCTCACAGTATGAAAGCATCTAAAGAAGAAAACAAAAAAGCTATACTTCTGGTCACTTTTGGAACCAGTATCCCTGAAGCTCAAAAAGCCTTCGATAACATAGACGCCATGGCTAAAAAAGCTTTTCCAGATATCCCTATTCGCTGGGCTTACACATCCAAAACCATTCGAGCTAAATTAGCCAAACAGGGGAAACAACTCGATTCCCCAGAACTTGCTTTAGCAAAGCTCATGGAAGAAGGTTACACTCATGTAGCCGTCCTTTCTCTTCACGTCATCCCTGGTGAAGAATTCCACACCCTTAACCATAACGCCTCACTTTTTGCTCTAATGGATGGCGGATTCAAAAATATAGTAGTGGGTCAGCCACTTTTATCATCTTACGATGACCTTGAACGAACCGCTGACATAATGCTAAAGACTCTTCCCCAAACAAGAAAACCTCAGGATGCCGTGTTATTCATGGGACACGGAAGCGGAAAACATCCAGCCGACAGCATATACGTTGCCATGAACGCCATTCTCAACAAAAAAGACTCTTACGCATATCTTGCAACTGTAGATGGTCATCCCACTCTTGACGACATCATACCTGAACTAACGGCAAAAAAAGTGAAAAAAGTTTTCCTTGTGCCCTTTATGACGGTGGCGGGTGATCACGCCAGAAATGACATGGCGGGAGATTCTCCTGAAAGCTGGAAATCTATTTTAAATTCAAAGGGTTTCTCCTGTGAACCCATATTGAAAGGCATGGCGGAATATCCTGAAATTGTTAACATATGGCTCGACCACCTTAAAGAGGCTCTTGAGCGCCTTGAGAAATAG
- a CDS encoding epoxyqueuosine reductase, which produces MDLQVLRAIVVETVGLAQSHGMTIWHDPIIACASADDPLFGHLKQAVSPDHLMPYDLLPGAKTVLVYFLPFVKEIGVDNSRAHPHASKLWAKVYVETNALVARINEKLSDFLALHGYRAVVTPATHNFDADRLLSRWSHKHVGFIAGLGTFGLNRLLITHAGCCGRLGSLVTDAEMVPTQRPKEEFCLWKRNLLCSKCVDRCPAGAIDSRGNFDRHTCYRVLLENDRLYSDIPLTDVCGQCSCEVPCSYRIPISQGAQEPL; this is translated from the coding sequence GTGGATCTTCAGGTGCTACGCGCTATTGTGGTTGAAACTGTAGGTTTGGCTCAATCTCACGGCATGACCATCTGGCATGATCCTATTATAGCATGTGCTAGTGCCGATGATCCTTTGTTTGGACATCTCAAGCAAGCCGTTTCGCCAGATCATCTTATGCCTTATGATCTACTTCCGGGAGCTAAAACTGTTTTGGTTTATTTCCTTCCGTTTGTTAAAGAAATCGGAGTGGACAATTCCAGAGCTCACCCTCATGCTTCGAAACTCTGGGCTAAGGTTTATGTTGAAACCAATGCACTTGTAGCCAGGATTAATGAGAAGCTTTCTGATTTTTTGGCTCTTCATGGTTATCGTGCGGTTGTTACCCCGGCAACTCATAACTTCGACGCTGATAGACTCTTAAGCCGATGGTCTCATAAGCATGTCGGATTTATTGCAGGACTTGGGACTTTTGGGCTCAACAGGCTGCTTATTACTCATGCTGGCTGCTGTGGTCGTCTGGGGAGTCTTGTTACCGATGCTGAGATGGTGCCCACTCAGCGCCCCAAAGAAGAATTTTGTTTGTGGAAGAGAAACTTGCTTTGTAGTAAATGCGTCGATCGATGCCCCGCTGGAGCTATTGACTCCAGGGGGAATTTTGATCGACACACTTGCTACCGTGTGCTTCTTGAAAATGATCGTCTTTACAGCGATATACCTCTTACCGATGTTTGTGGACAATGTTCATGTGAAGTGCCCTGTAGCTATAGAATTCCTATTTCTCAAGGCGCTCAAGAGCCTCTTTAA